CCATTTCCCATTAATGTGTTCAGGTTTTCATAGCGTGATCTTATACAGGAAATAGGAAATTGGAAATAGGAAATTTTCGGGGATTTTTGAGGTGTGATTTAAGATTTTTAAGTGTAGTATAAACAATAGCGTAAAGCGTAAGCCCTGAGCGAACGGCGAACAGCGAATAGCAATTTCATCCGTATCGAATGGTGGGTTTTTTCTTCCATTCCCTGACCGGCCGCTGATATATTTTTTATATTTGCGTTTTTCAACTGCGTAATTAATATCTATATGAAGCCTACTTTGGTTGTTCTTGCCGCAGGAATCGGAAGCCGCTACGGAAGCCTCAAGCAGATGGACAGTTTTGGACCCGCCGGGGAAACCATCATTGAATTCTCTGTCTATGATGCACTCTTATCCGGATTTGAACGGGTGGTTTTCGTCATTTCCCGTGCCATGGAAAAAGATTTTGCCGAATCATTTGTAAAACGCTTTCCTGCACATGTTTCCATTGATTATGTCATTCAGGAGATGGAAGACCTTCCCGAAGGATTTCATATCCCGGAAGGAAGGGCAAAACCCTGGGGCACAGCACATGCTGTAATGGCTGCACGACATGCGGTGAAGGAGTCTTTTGCCATCATTAACGGAGATGATTTTTACGGACGCACCTCCTTTCAGCTGATAAGTGATTTCCTTTCGCAGGTTGGCATTAACGAGAACCGCTTCTGCATGGCAGGGTATTATATTCGTCAAACCTTATCAGAACACGGAACCGTTTCGAGAGGACTTTGTGAAGTGGATGAGAACAATTTCGTTACTTCCATTGTGGAACGTACAAAAATCGGATTTACCCCCTCCAAAGAAATAGCCTATCTTGATGAAAACGGAAAACAGGTTATTGTTAAAGGAGATCCGTTTGTTTCGATGAATATTTTCGGTTTTACTCCTGCATTTTTTAAATGGCTGGAAGAATATTTTGTTGTTTTTCTAAGGGAAACAGGACCCGACACAAAGAGCGAATACTTCCTTCCTTATATTTTGAACAAACTGATTAAAGATAAGAAGATCACGCTCAAAGTTCTGCCAACTCCGGAAAAATGGTTCGGGGTAACCTACAAGGAAGACAAACCCTTTGTAACACAGATGCTCAAAGAACTAACAAGCCGCGGTGTTTATCCGACTCCCCTTTGGAAAGGGAATAAATAATGTATGTATGAATGATGCAGGGTTTATGCAGGCCCGGACAGCTGCCGGACAGTTTCTTCAGGCCGGGGAAATCCAATCGGTCAAACCGATCGGTTCAGGCCACATTCATCAGACATTTCTGGTCAGCCCCGTTTCGGATAAAAAGCACAAACTTGTTCTGCAGAAATTCAATACCTATGTATTCCGTGATCCGGACGCAGTAATGCAAAACCTGTTTCTTATTACAAGCCATATCAGAAAGAAGGTGGAAAACAGCAGGGGAGAAGGTGCCGGAATGCTGGTGCTGGAGCCGGTAAAAACTTTGACCGGGGAAAACTACTTTGTTGATGCAGAGGGCAGCGTCTGGCGTTGTTTGCTGTATATTCCCGACACGGCAAGTTATGACAGGGCCCCCGATGCTGCCGTGGTTTACGAAGGGGGAAAAGCATTCGGAACATTCATCCGCCTGCTTTCTGATCTTCCGGCAGAGAATGTTAAAATAACAATCCCTGAATTTCACAACCTTGATTTCCGGCTGGAACAGTTTCATCAGGCTATCCGGGATGGTTTAAAGGACCGGCGCGAAGAGACATCATCGGAGATTGAAATGATCCTGGAACGGGAAGAACAGATGAAACTGATACGAAAACTGGCTCAGCGCGGACTCATCCCTTTAAGGGTTGTCCATCATGATACAAAGATCAACAATGTGCTTTTTTCTGCCCGGAAGAAGGCATTGTGTGTCATTGACCTGGACACGGTAATGCCGGGCTTCGTGCATGACGATTTTGGCGATGCCATCCGTACCTTCACCAATACAGGGGAGGAAGATGATCCTGACCTTTCCCATATTTCCATGGATCTTTCCTTTTTTGAAGCATTTGCAGAAGGCTTTCTCGGTGCGGCAGGCGACATGCTCACTCCGCTCGAAAAGGAGTACCTGCCCCTGTCGGCGCTGGTTATGACCTACATGCAGACGATACGGTTTCTGACCGATTATCTGAACGGGGATACGTATTACAAAATTCATCATCCCAAACACAACCTGCAAAGAACCAAAGCACAGATGCAGCTTCTGCTGAGCATGGAGCAACAACTCCCGGCCATGCAGGAAATAGTGAAACGCTTCAGTTAAACGCAGTGAAAGCGGCCCTTATGGCACATTGCGCAGTTGTTGATGCGCAATGTGGGTTCAAGCCGGATTATGCATTAGGAGTGAAGCGAACTAATGCATAGTGGGTTGGAATTTAGCGCCGGCATCCGGCTTAATCCCGCTGAAACGCAGTGGAAGCGGCCCTTGTGGCACATTGCGCAGTTGTTGATGCGCAATGTGGATTCGATTCTTCTTGATCGCATTGCCTTTGAATTTTCTAATGCCATGTTCGGGTTTATTCAATAAACCTGCGAATGGTATCTCTGATAACTCAAATAATCGCCACTAATATGCTCTCATACCTACCAATAGTTCGGGTTTTGTTTCGGTGTGGTTAAAAGTATTTTAGCATGTTCGGATTTCTCAAGCAATCCTTTAACCTTTTCAATATCAATTTGGTCTCCATTTTCATAGGCTTTATTTAATGTCAGAGCTGAATCTTCAGTCATAATTCGTTTTTAAATTTGCCTTAACATTTGGCGGTATGAAAAGTTGCCGATTACAGACGGTTTCCTGTCAGGACTCATCCCTCAGATGTGGGATTGAAGCGTGCAGAACCCTTTGAATGATTTGTAACTTCGGCAAATTTTTAATATGCATATTGGACGCTGGCACATTTTTCAGTCAATATTTAAAACCAAACATACGAAGTATTTTCTAATGGGTTTTTATTTTTCCAGTCTTTATCTTTATTTTTTTTCCACCAGTCCTGATAAATATCTCTAACGATCCGGATTTCATACCCTTTAAGCCCCTTATATCTTTCCTTTTCATCTAAAGCTGTGTTAATTAAGTAAGGGTCAAGCGAACCATATCCGGTTCCATTTCTTATGCCTTCCACAGTCCAAAGCAAGCATTCTCCCAAAATAAAATATTCTCTTTCATAAGGGAATGGTGT
Above is a genomic segment from Bacteroidales bacterium containing:
- a CDS encoding aminoglycoside phosphotransferase family protein; this encodes MNDAGFMQARTAAGQFLQAGEIQSVKPIGSGHIHQTFLVSPVSDKKHKLVLQKFNTYVFRDPDAVMQNLFLITSHIRKKVENSRGEGAGMLVLEPVKTLTGENYFVDAEGSVWRCLLYIPDTASYDRAPDAAVVYEGGKAFGTFIRLLSDLPAENVKITIPEFHNLDFRLEQFHQAIRDGLKDRREETSSEIEMILEREEQMKLIRKLAQRGLIPLRVVHHDTKINNVLFSARKKALCVIDLDTVMPGFVHDDFGDAIRTFTNTGEEDDPDLSHISMDLSFFEAFAEGFLGAAGDMLTPLEKEYLPLSALVMTYMQTIRFLTDYLNGDTYYKIHHPKHNLQRTKAQMQLLLSMEQQLPAMQEIVKRFS
- a CDS encoding DUF4943 family protein codes for the protein MNKLFLLAILTFFCIRCEKDEFDVNHPDVQKFVQQIKNGTYNCYEKGENGENLWLQMPKFTKNQIQSLIDFAKDTSHISNFPINPMSSRTPFPYEREYFILGECLLWTVEGIRNGTGYGSLDPYLINTALDEKERYKGLKGYEIRIVRDIYQDWWKKNKDKDWKNKNPLENTSYVWF
- a CDS encoding nucleotidyltransferase; the protein is MKPTLVVLAAGIGSRYGSLKQMDSFGPAGETIIEFSVYDALLSGFERVVFVISRAMEKDFAESFVKRFPAHVSIDYVIQEMEDLPEGFHIPEGRAKPWGTAHAVMAARHAVKESFAIINGDDFYGRTSFQLISDFLSQVGINENRFCMAGYYIRQTLSEHGTVSRGLCEVDENNFVTSIVERTKIGFTPSKEIAYLDENGKQVIVKGDPFVSMNIFGFTPAFFKWLEEYFVVFLRETGPDTKSEYFLPYILNKLIKDKKITLKVLPTPEKWFGVTYKEDKPFVTQMLKELTSRGVYPTPLWKGNK